The genomic segment CTGGGAAGGACAACCGAATTTCTGATGGAATGTCATGAAAAACTCAATAAGCAATCAGCCTCTAAAAACGATAAATAAATCCGCCGTGCACTTTCCGATCGAAGCCCCGCACGCGTGACCTCGCGTGCCTTCAGCGTATCACGTCATCAGGTTATTCGCGGGGTCATACTCGGCGAATAACCTTGTTTTTAATAATTCAAGGTATTAAGATTCCTCATCCCGAGGTATCGGGATTCGGAATGACAATCTTTCCTGTTGCAACACAGTCTGTCTGCAGGATAACAGGTTGGTAAATTTCCGTCGCAGGTATGGTTTAGAAAGCAGATCATGATCAGTCCCGCAAAAAAATTATTTTACCTTATCGAATTAATCAATTGCTATGCCGCCGTCTACTATTCCAATTTCATCTTTTTTTATCTGCGGCGCACCTTCGGTTTCGGTGAACTGGAAAATCTGCTGACGGCCGCCCTTGGCGGCTTTATCTATATTTTCGCCGCCTGGCAGGGCGGCAAACTGGCCCAGCGCTACGGTTGTATCCGGATGCTTGCCCTGGGTTCCTGCGTGGTTATTTTGTCCCTGGCCCTGGGGATGGCATTTACTACCGCAACGGCTCAGGTCATGGTGTTTTGCCTGTGGACATCAGGCGTCTGCTTTATCTGGCCTGCCCTGGAAATACTGATCAGCGACCGGGCGGGTGCGGATCTTGCGAAGATGGTCGGCATCTATAATGTCACCTGGGCCGGCGGCGCCGCGGTGGCATATTTTACAACCGGTCTGCTGATTGAAAAACTGGGCATGTCGAGTCTGTTCTGGCTGCCGCTGGGGCTTACTGCAATCGAACTTGCCCTACTGCCTTTCGCTGCAAAATGGCTGAAAAAAGAGGACGATCTTCCCCGTCAGGAGGAGCCCGTCACCTCGGCGATCCATCTGCCGGACACCGGGCGGTTTCTGCGGATGGCCTGGATAGCCAATCCCTTTTCCTATGTGGCGATCAACACCGTCATCCCGCTGATTCCTTCCATTGCGGAAAAACTTGACCTTTCCACAGGCATGGCGGGCATTGTCTGCTCCTTCTGGATGTTTGCCAGGCTGGCTGCATTTGCGATCTTCTGGCACTGGACGGGCTGGCACTACCGTTTCCGCTGGCTGGCCGGCTCATGTCTTTTGATGATCGTCTGTTTCTTTGTGATGCTCATGACGCAATCGCTCGGATTGCTGATGCTTGCGCAATTAGGCTTCGGCCTGTCGATCGGACTGATCTATTACTCATCCCTCTATTATTCCATGAACGTGCCGGAAAATCAGGGGTTAAACGCGGGTCTTCATGAGGCGATGATCGGAACGGGTTTGTTTATCGGTCCGGCTTTCGGCGCCGCCACCCTCTATCTTTTTCCTGCCGCTGTCGGCGCCTGGTCCGTGGGCGGCCTGCTGTGTCTGGGCTTTTCCGGCCTGCTGTTTGTCAGGCATTACCGGAAAAAGTAGTCAGCGGTTGTGCAACACGTCCTGGTTTGATCAGGTTCCCCGTATTTTCTTCATGTGATCGATGCGCTTCCGGATGAGCGCGTCTGTGCCGATGTCTTCCCGGTAGGCGACCGGGCCTTTCACGGCCTTGACGCCTTCTTCGGCAATTTTGCGGGCTTCGTCCAGTGTATCGGCGATGCCGACAATGCCGATGGCGCGCGATGAACTCAAATACAGTCCGTCTTCTTTTTTGTCGACGGATGAATAGTACAGCCTTGCTTTTCCCACGTCGCCCACTTCAATCTTCGCGCGGGATGATGCCGCGTCGGGATGATCGGCGGGCAGGCCGTAGCCTTTGGGCACAACGTATTTGCACACGGTTGCCTTGGGGGCGAATTCAATCTTCAGGGTATCCAGTGTTCCGGCGATGATGTGGCGGCATACTTCAAGAAAGTCCGTTTGCAGAAGCGGCAGAATGTTCATGGCCTCGGGATCGCCGAACCGCGCGTTGTATTCCAGTAGCTTCGCGCCGTTTCGGGTGGCGATGAAGCCGCCGTACATGACGCCTTTGTAGGGGCTGCCTGTTTCAGCCAGGAGAGCCGCCGCGACCTGTCTGGTAATCTCCAGGCCTTCCTCGATATCCGACGGCTTCACAAAAGGCATAGAATGATCGGGCATCGAGTAAGAGCCCATACCGCCGGTGTTCGGGCCGCGGTCGCCGTCAAACCGTCTTTTGTGATCCTGCACCAGCGGAGTCCCCACAACGGTTTTGCCGTCGCACAGGCATTGCAGCGAAAATTCCTCCCCGTCGAATTTTTCTTCAACGATGACGGATGAGCTTTCTTTCAGAATCTGCCGGCATAAACTCAGCGCTTCTTCTTTTGTGGCAAAATGATCCCCCTGAACCAGCACGCCTTTGCCGCCGGTCAATCCGTCCGGTTTGAGGACGATGCCTTCGAGCTCATTCAGAAAAGCCTCTATGCCGTCGTCGGTCGTAAATACTTTGAACTGCGGATTGCCGGGAATATTGTATTTGCTAACGAGATTGCGGGTGAACGACTTGGATGTCTCCAGCCGCGCCAGGCTTTTATTGGGGCCGACGGCCGGAATGCCGCACGCGGCCAGCGCATCGACGACGCCGTTTCCCAGCGGGTCTTCCGGGCCGATCACGGCGAGTTCTACTTTGTTTTCCGTTGCAAAGCCGGTAATTGCCGCAAGGTCCGAATAATTGCCGAGCAGCGTTTTTTCCGACAGCGACGCTATCCCCGGGTTATTGGCTTTCATAAACGAAAACAGACGGGGATGCAGGCTGGATCGTGAAATGGCTTCGGCCATCGCGTGTTCGCGCGCGCCGTTTCCGACAAGTAGTATATTGGGCATGGTTAACATCCTCCATGGGTTTATGTCATAATGGTTGTCTAGATAGCGGAAAAAAACTTTTAAGTCAAATGGCAGGAACAGGATAATAAATGGGTAAAATAAAATTGCTTGACTGTTTTAGTCAAGAACATGATAATCGCGGCCCTTCAATAGACAGGGTATATTTTTTAAGAGGTGCGGCTATGAAAAAGTCATGTTTTATATTTGGATTGTTTGTTATTTTTGCAATGGGTTGCAGTCAGCCGGTTCTCAGGCAGGATGTTCCTGTCTCGACTAATCCGATGGGCGCCAAAATATATGCCAATGGCCGGTTGGTGGGAACGACGCCTGCGTCCGTTTCTCTGGAGCGGGATCGCAATCACATCCTGACGCTCGTCAAGGACAAATACCGTCAGGAAGACGTGATGATCCAAAAAAAGTACCAGAAGGAAAAAGTCTATCTCAATGCGATATCGTCGGGCGTCAATTCCGGACTTTTCTTCAAAGACCCCAGGATGGGCCTTGGCTCTACCATGAGTTCAATTTCTTCACAGGAAGATACAGGCGCGGCTTTTGTTCTTGAGCCTGCGGTGGTGAGGATCACCCTGACGCCAATTGCGGGCTCTGCCGCGGATGTTCCCGGTCAACCGCAGGGGCGGCAATCGAAATCTTCGGAGACGATGGCTGCATCATCGGATGACGCTGATGTCGATAAGATGCAAATGGCCAGGGGGCTTGCCAAAATCGGAGCCGCTGCGGCTCTTTCGCAGGCTAATCCGCTGGAAAAGAAGGTGGAAACATCCTCTTCATCCAAAAGCTATGTCCAATCCGACGGGACAAGGGTTACGGAAAAATCAGGCACCTCGGTCGGCATGAGCGTCAATCCGGCGGCAATTATTAACGTCATCGATGTTTTGTTTAAATAAAATATTAGTGGCTATGAGGGCTTTTTAATTTTGCAGGAGAGATTTGATATGAAAAGATTTATACCGTTGTTTGTGTTTGTTCTGATTCTTTCTGCCGCAGTCCATGTCGTTGCCGCTGATATTGCCGCTGTGGATAAAATAAGCATCCTGATGCCGAGGGCAAAAGTATTGTCTATTCTGGGCTCTCCCCGGGAGACGGTAACGCTGGACAAAGGATTAAAAATTGAAGTCTATCCGGTGGAATCCGCGCTTCCGCTCACGCATTCCGGTTGTATCTATGGAAATGACGGGCTCCTGATGGGACAGTCGTTTGTGTTTCAGGGCCACGAAACTGCCGGAATTGTCGAACGTTTGAAAAAGCATGGTTTCAAACCATTGCCTGCACAAGAAGATTCCCTGCGTTTGACCGGTGTTGATGATGATACCGGACGGCCTCTGGTGGCGGTTATTGCGGAGCATGACCATTTGACGACCATTACAACATTTGAAAAGGCTTTTTACGAGGCTCACGTCAGGTAATCGGCAAATTTCAATCAGACAGCAGGAGATCCTTTGTTTTTACTTAAAAACTTCTTTGAGCAGACTGGTTACTCTTGCTTTTGGATTTGTGCGGATGCTGGTTTCTTCCTGGGCCAGCGTGTAAAATAATCCGTCCAGCGCCTTCGCGGCAACGTACCGGTTGACGTCGGGATCAATGGCTTTGCCGACTAACGGCAGGCTCTGTACTTTGCCGCTGATGGCTTCGTATTGCTGCGTCACCTGATACGAATTCATCGTTTTACGCACCGCCGGTTGAAAAAGTTCCAGCAGCTTATCATAGGTTTTCGTCTTGAGATAATCAGTCGCCGCCGTATTGCCGCCCTTCAGAATCCTGCTGGCGTCGTCAAACGGCATATCCGTGATCGCGGTTAGAAAAATATCCCGGGCCAGGGGCGCGGCCTTCTCCGCGGCCCGGTTCATGCTGAGCGTGAATTCATCCAGCTCCGGCCCGAAACCAATGCTTCTCAAAACGGGTTCCGCCTTCCGGACTTCTTCGGGCAGCAGAATTTTAACGGCTGCATTGGTGAAATACCCGTTGTTTTTTCCTAAATAACGGGTCGCGTTTTTGATGCCTACGTTCAGGGCTTCTTTAAGCCCCTGATCGATTTTACCATTGCTGATTCCGCCGGTACCTGCCTGGCCGAGCTTGTCCTGAAGCACATCAAGGAAAGACGCCTGGTTGTATTGACAGAACAAAAACACGAAAAAGACGCTCCATATTATTTTTCTTTTCATGATGCTTTCTCCATGCCCCTGCTTTCAATACGAAAACATATCGTGCCGATTTAAAATATTGATGCTTCGATCCGCCCGCCGCACCGGAAGTATAGGAAGGATGCTTTTTGATGTCAATGGAATAATAACAATTTGATTCATTTCATCCCGATGATGTTTCCCGGAAAGCGCTGTATCTTTTTTATTTGTAATCTGATAAATTAATGCATCAACAACAGCGGCGAGGTTTAAGTCATTGGTTTTGAGTTCTGATATCATCATACTGGTTGTTCTTTTTTTGTTTTCCGGATTCTTCTCTTCGGCGGAGGCGGCGCTGCTTTCGCTTTCGGATCTGCATCTGCATAAAATGAAGTCGGACAATTACCCCTTTTTCAATTCCGTGGTGAAACTGCTGGATAATCCGCGGCGTCTGCTCATCACGGTGGTCACCAGTAATGAAGCCGTTAATATCAGCATTTCCATTCTGGCCGCCTCTCTGTTCATTAGTCTTTTGGGAGTTAACGGACAATGGGTTTCGATCATCGTGACATCGGTGGTCCTTTTTCTAGCTGGTGAGGCCATCCCCAAAACGTTCGGCGTGACTTACCCGATGCAGGTTGCATCCGCCGTGTCGCCGCTTTTGCTGCTGATTTCCCGTCTGGAATTCCCGATCGTTGCCGCTTTGGAAAAAACCCCGGGTTTGATCTTAAAGCGGCTGGATAAGCGCAAGATCCGGGACATGGATGTATTGATGGAAGACGAGTTCAAGCATCTGATTGACGCGGGGAGCAAAGAAGGCGTTGTGGACGAGTCGCAAAAAGAACTCATCAAAACCATTTTTGAATCGGGCGACCAGCCGGTGACGGATATTATGATTCCCCGCGTGGACATGTTCTGCCTCTCTCTGGATATGGAGGCGTCCGAGATTGTCCGGGAAGTTGTGCACAACCGCTACGAACGGGTTCCGGTTTATCGGGATGACCGCGATGACATTATCGGCATCCTCTTTGCCCGCGATCTGCTTAATGACACCCTGCGTTCCGGGCCGTCGACCGCTATTGAAAAATTGATGGCGAAACCCTATTTTGTTCCGGAGAGCAAAACCATTAACGGCCTGCTTCATGATTTCCAGGAAAAGTCGATCCAGATTGCCATCGTGGTGGATGAGTACGGCGGCGTATCAGGGCTGGTGACGCTGGAAGACATTCTGGAGCATTTGTTTGAAGAGGCTTACGGCGATGACGAACCGGCCAACTTCGGGTGCGATATTGTGGACCAAAACACGATGATTGTTCCCGGCAAGATGCCGATGGAGCAGGTCAACGATCTGCTCTTGGCCTCTTTGCCGCAGGATGAATTCGATACCATCGGCGGCTTCGTTCTGCATTTGTTCGGGAAGATGCCGGAGCGCGGCGAATGCATTGATTTTGAAAGCTATCACTTCCGCATCGAGAGCATCGGCAAAACCAGGATACTCAAGATCCGGATTGAAAAACGGACACCGGCGGAGGCGGACGAATGAGCCTCTATCTGATTCTTGCCCTCATCTTGATCTGTCTGATTCTGGAAGCCCTTTATTCCGGCGGGGAGGTCGCCTTATTTTCCTCCGACATCAACAAAATAAAATATTACGCGCGCCGGGGATCCCGCGCCGCCATGCAGGCCGTCAAGTTAAAGGAACATCCCGAATGGTTTATCTCCACTGCGCTCATCGGTACGAATCTGGCGATTATTGTCGCCTCCACACTGGCCACGGGTCTTTTGATTAAATATTTCGGCGCGGATAAGGGCGAGCAGATTGCTTTCGCCGTTATGCTGCCGATCCTGTTTGTCATCATCATTGTCCGCAGTATTTTCCAGCATTACCCGGAGGTCATGGCCATCAAGGTTGCCCATTTCATCCGTCTGTCGTCCTTTGTCTTTTATCCGCTGGCTTATTTTGTCGCGGCGATATCCAGAGGCGCGGTCAACATTTCCTTCAATCAGCAAGAGACGCAATCCTCCTACATCACCAAAGAAGGATTGAAATATATTTTAGGCGAAAAGACGGAGGGCAGTGATATTCTGACGACGGAAAAAGAGATGGTCAGCCGTGTTTTTGATTTTTCGGAACTGACGGCGGAAAAGATTATGGTGCCTGTTTCCGCGTTGACGGCTCTGCCGCAAACGATGAAGATCGAAGAAGCGGCGAAAGTGGTCGCGGCAAAAAAATATATGCGCATTCCCGTCTATTCGGAAACGGCTTATAATATTGTCGGCATTCTGCATTATTTCGATCTTCTGGATATGCTGCTGAAACAGAAGCAGACGCCGATGGCCGCATCGGATATGGTCACGGTGGCCGACTGCATGCGGACGGATGTGTTTTACGTTCCGGAAACGAAAAAGGCCGGTCCGCTGTTGATGGATATGCAGCAAAAACGCGAGCACATGGCCGTGGTTGTTGATGAGTACGGCGGCGCGGTCGGCATTGTCACGATGGAAGATATCGGAGAGGAAATTGTCGGCAGCATCGATGAGGAATATAACAAGGGTGAGAAACTGTACAAAAAAATCGCCGCCGGACGATATTTGATCAACGGCCGGATGAAAATAGACGATCTGAATCAAATTTTGTTGACAAGACTGCCCGAAGGCAATTATGAGACCCTCGGCGGGTTCCTGATCCAGCAGGCGGGCAGAATTCCCCTGCGCCGGGAAAGGTTTGAATTCGACGGCATGATCTTTATCGTCGAAAACGCCGATCAGAAAGCCATCAGGGAAGTCCTGGTGATTTTTCCGCCGCCGTTGGAAGGGCCGCGGACACAAACGGTATGAGGTGAAAGCAATTGATGCAAAGCAGTGAATTTTGCGCGCTTATTTTAGCGGCGGGGAAGGGCACCCGCATGAAATCGGATATGGCCAAGGTGCTTCATGTGCTCAACGGCAAACCGCTGTTGCATTACGCAATCAAGGCGGCGCGGGATGCGGGGGCGCAAAAAATTGTTGTGATTGTCGGCCATCAGTCGGACAAGGTCAGGGAAGCGTTTCCTGATCCGGATTTGGTTTTTGTGGAGCAGATGCCGCAGCTGGGAACCGGACATGCCGTGATGCAGGCCGGCGGCGTTCTCAGCGGTTACAAAGGGTTGACGGTTATCCTCTGCGGTGATGTGCCGCTTCTGAAACCGGAGACGATCCGGTTGCTGATTAATAATCATCTGAAGGCCTCTGCCTGTGTGACCGTGCTGACCACCGAGCCGCCCGGCCCCCA from the Deltaproteobacteria bacterium HGW-Deltaproteobacteria-6 genome contains:
- a CDS encoding DUF4197 domain-containing protein; translated protein: MKRKIIWSVFFVFLFCQYNQASFLDVLQDKLGQAGTGGISNGKIDQGLKEALNVGIKNATRYLGKNNGYFTNAAVKILLPEEVRKAEPVLRSIGFGPELDEFTLSMNRAAEKAAPLARDIFLTAITDMPFDDASRILKGGNTAATDYLKTKTYDKLLELFQPAVRKTMNSYQVTQQYEAISGKVQSLPLVGKAIDPDVNRYVAAKALDGLFYTLAQEETSIRTNPKARVTSLLKEVFK
- the purD gene encoding phosphoribosylamine--glycine ligase, with amino-acid sequence MLTMPNILLVGNGAREHAMAEAISRSSLHPRLFSFMKANNPGIASLSEKTLLGNYSDLAAITGFATENKVELAVIGPEDPLGNGVVDALAACGIPAVGPNKSLARLETSKSFTRNLVSKYNIPGNPQFKVFTTDDGIEAFLNELEGIVLKPDGLTGGKGVLVQGDHFATKEEALSLCRQILKESSSVIVEEKFDGEEFSLQCLCDGKTVVGTPLVQDHKRRFDGDRGPNTGGMGSYSMPDHSMPFVKPSDIEEGLEITRQVAAALLAETGSPYKGVMYGGFIATRNGAKLLEYNARFGDPEAMNILPLLQTDFLEVCRHIIAGTLDTLKIEFAPKATVCKYVVPKGYGLPADHPDAASSRAKIEVGDVGKARLYYSSVDKKEDGLYLSSSRAIGIVGIADTLDEARKIAEEGVKAVKGPVAYREDIGTDALIRKRIDHMKKIRGT